The window TGTATGATTCTATGAAGGATTTAACCAGTATTCTCGCCGCATCCTTTTCGTTCAGCGGCACTGCGTCTTCAAGGTCGATGAAAACCGCATCGCAGTTGAATATGGGAATGTTCTGGAGCATGGAGGGCATGTTGCCCGGCACATACAGCAGAGAGCGTCTTATCGACAGTGTTTCTTCCATGTCAGTCCTCTATGAAGATGGTGGGAGTTCCGGCGGATTTTGAAACGTGGCGTTCGATGCCGTCCGCAGAAAGCTCGGTTATCATTATTTCGCAGGATGCGAACACTCTGGCGTTGAAAAGGTGACCGCCCAGAACCTCGCCGGATGATTTTGACATCTGGATGTGGAGGTGGCAGTCGGGCTCGCCGTTCTCATCGGGAAAGATGTTTCCGTTCAGCCCCAGAAGCTCCATGGGATAGGCTATCTGGTGAACGGTCATTCTGGGCACTGTTATGGGCAGTGTCGCTCCGGTTTTGATGCCTCTGAACTTGACATCGGTTACTGAGCCGACAGCGGATACTATCACGCTGTACTGAACGTCCAGCTCTTTAACAGCTTCAACCAGTTTGTCGGCGATGAGTTCGCCGGGCAGAATCTTGATTATGAAACTGCGGGCAGTTTTTGCCTCTTTATACCATAAACCCTGCATCCTATGCCTCCTGCGAGCGCAGAACAGCAGCCTGCACCCTTGCATCGATGGCATAGTCCAGTGCGCCTCTGTCTTTAATGCGGATTATTCCGGCGGTGACGTTCATCCGGTTAAGCACTTCCTCAACCTTGGCCTGAATCAGGTGTCCGTACTGCTTTGCCACGGTGGAATCGATCTGGATATCCAGTGTGTCCGCAGGTTCTGTGAAAACCATCAGGTCGCTGGACTGCATTGTCCCTGCCTGTGCCTTCTTTTCTATCTTCATGTTTTGCACCTATGAACTGAGCACGGGGGTTGCGTTCTTACTGATGAGCACTCCCGTGTTCTCGGTCAGATATTTATATGTCGCTTCGGGAACCATCTCCCTTAATTTATCATATTCTCCGGCAAGAAGCATGCGGCGAACAGCGGATGCGCTGATTATGTGTCCGCCTGCGGTCTTGCGCTCTATTTCGGTGAACTCTATTCCGTACTGAGGCAGAATCTCACGCATGGCCTCGTTATACATGGCAGTCAGACGGCATACAGGCTCCTGTCCGGCAAAGCGTCTGGTTATGCCGAATACGGGGGCTATCTGTTCGCAGAAGATCGACAGGTCGAGTCTAAGCTGTTCGCTGGTAACTTTTTCGCTGTCTTTCAGAAAGTATGACGGAAAGGTTATGCGGCTCACCGCATAAGGTCCTGTGGGGATCACATGTACGTTCGCCAGATCCTCCACCCCTTTTTTCACCAGATTCAGCCTTGCGCTGAAAGGAATGAGGGAAGAGTCCTCCTCCACAACGAACAGATATACGTTGTCGGAGCAGGCGGATGCGGTTTCCACAAGGTAGCGGTGGCCGTTTGTGAAAGGGTTGCAGTTCATCACCAGCCCGCTGTTCTTTCCTGGCCTGACTTCGCTTTTCCACTTTTTCAGATAATCCTTTATGCTGTGTCCGTATTCCAGAACGGCGACCGAATCTGTCTGTGCCAAAGGGCTGAAGTTGAGGTATCTGAAGCTCTGAACGTAAACCGGTTTTGTGAATACAAAGGTATGCTCGTAGCCCGCACGGAATGCGTCTGTGATGAGTGCGTTTATGATCTCTGCGAATACACCGGTATCCCTGTGGTCGGGATGAACGGCGACCATTTTCAGAATGTTTTTGGATCTTGCTCCGGTTGCAATGAGACTGTCATGCTCATACACCCCCAGGAACACATCAAAATCAGGGTCAAAATCGAGACCCGAATCTGTTAAAAGATTTCTGGCTTCCTGAATCCGGTTGTCCGTCAGCAGGTAACTAACCATTTATCACCAGATAATTGCGGCGGCAAAAAAATAATAATATGCCGAATCCTGCATTATTTCATAAAACAAAGCGTAACTTTGTTTTATGCCCTCCAATATATGCACAATCGAAGCTAATGCTAGCACTGTTTGGTTTTTGCTTCAACGATGAAATTCCTGTTTTGCATATTTTAATGTTATCATGAACTTTTTATAAATTCCCCCTGTCAGTTTCCTGATGCCGCAGGGGATCGATGCGTATCATTTTGTTTGACACAGAGAGAATGTGTGTATAATGATAAACCTCAAAGGCTGAACAGATTCAGATTTATTCGGAGAGTTATGATGAACAAGAAGCTGTTTCCAATATTTGTTGTTTTTGTGCTGGTTCTCATAGGCATCAGCACCTGGCCCTATGTTGTGGAATCCAGAATGCCCGTAAACCAGTTCATCTCGAAAGAGAAGAAATCAGGCATGGTTCCGATAGTGCAGTTTGTGACTGACGACATGCAGGTTAAGATAGCCGAAACCGCCGCTGCGCAGTTCAACGAGAAAGCACCCACAAAAGTTATCGTAGGGGCGTTTAAGATCGGCGAAAACCAGAAGTCGGCCGAGCAGTACGGAATGAAGGTTCCCGGATATGTTATTTTCGATGCCGACGGCAAGGTTGCCGTTCAGGAGTTCGGAGTTATATCTCAGGAAAAACTGACAGAGATCATTTCGGGCGTTCACACCCATTAATTAATATTTCAGCGGGCAGGGGCTTCACTCTGCCCGTCCGGCTTTCAAAGCGTTATTTCATCCGTTTCTTTATTAAAATAATTCTTGACCATTCTGTATTTGTTCATTAAAAGTATTTCAGAAGCGTTATATAAATAAAAACATATCGAACTCTTTAAGGCAGCTTGACAAACAGGAACCTCTTGGGTAATCGTTGGATCTGGGAGCTTGCCATGCTCTGTATGGGGTACGGGGTATGGAAAGCTCCCCCTTTCATTTTCTTATTTTCAAAACTGATAGTAATAAATTTTCGCTTTTGTGTTAAAATAGTCAAAATGGATATACAAGAGCGATAATCATGAAAAAATATACTTTTACTTTCAGCATCCTTACACTTTTTGCCGCACTGACCCTTCTGCTGTCTGTTTTTCTCATGGGCAACTTCTTTATAAGAGGCATGAAACAGGCCTACAGGATAACGGAAAACAAGATATCCGAAGCAAACCGTACAATCAGCAACACCCTTACTGAAACCATCAGTCAGCATCAACAAGTATTTCCATTCTGCTGTATATCAACTCCGACAACAGTATAATCGAATCTGCCGACATGTATCTAAGGGTCATGTGGGAACAGCTCAACTCCGGAAAGCATATCTCCAGCATATTTCTGGCGGATGAAACCGGAAACTTTCTTCAGGCAAGGTGCAGTCCGAAACTGGCCGTCAGGGTTATCGACAGAACGGCTGAGAAACCTACGGACACCTATTATTTTAAAGATACGGGCTATGGAACTGTAGGGGAGGAGATTTCTCCTGCAATGTATGACCCCAGAATAAGAAGCTGGTACAAAAATGCCCGTGCCCACGAAATAAGCTGGTCGGAGCCATATATTTTCGCATCCACGGGTAAGCCCGGCATAACCCTTTCAACAGCGGTTTTCGACAGCTCCGGCAGAAGGATACGCACTGTGGCCGCCGACTATTCTACAGAATCCCTTTCCGCCATGCTTAAATCAAAATCGGGAGTTATAAAGGGTGATCTGGTGATGTTTGCGGAGGACGGAAACGTTATTGCCGCTTCTTTCGACCTCAGGGGCGAGACGGTTCCGACCTTGGAAGGTCTTACAAATCCCGCTTATAAAGGCATACTGGATAATGCCCGAACAGGAAAAATGAACGGAAGCCTGAAAGGTTCGGACGATACTTATGAGTACTTCATTGAGAAACTTCCGGAATACACCGGGCAGAAATGGTATCTTGCATCGTTCGTAAAGCGAAGCGTAATACTGAATGAAATACGGCAGACGATGCTGACAACCCTTCTGATATCAGTGCTTATAATCGGCATAACATATTTCCCTGTTCTTTATGTTCTGAAAAGACTGTTCATAAACCCCATTGAAAAGCTGAAAGGTATGACCGATGAGGTTTGCAGAAAGAACTACGACAAAGTTAAGAGGATAGACACGGTTGTGGAGGAGTTCCACGGGCTTTCGGATTCCATGGTCAACATGTCTGCATCCATAAGCCGTTATGAGGCGGAACTGAAAGAGCTGATGGACTCATTTATAAAGATCATAGCAGGAGCCATCGACGCCAAATCCAAATATACTGCCGGACACTGCCTGCGTGTGCCTGAACTTGCCATAATGATTGCCGAAACTTTACAGAAAAGAGATGATGAGGCGTTCAAAGATTTCCGTCTGGAGACCGATGCCCAGTGGAGAGAGTTTTCCATTGCGGCGTGGATGCATGACTGCGGAAAGGTCACCACTCCCGAATACGTTGTGGACAAGGCCACAAAACTTGAGGCCATCCATAATCGCATCCACGAGATACGCACCCGTTTCGAGGTTCTGCACAGGGATGCGCAGATAGATTATTATGAAAAACTGCAAAAGGATCCGGAAAAAGAGGCAGAACTGAAAGCAGAGCTTGAAAAAGCCTGGGCACAGCTTCAGGACGATTTTGCATTCATAGCCAAATGCAATGTCGGCGGCGAGTTTATGGACGATGCGGACATTGAGCGGCTTCGAAATATTGCTGAAAAGACGTGGATAAGGAATTTTGACGACAGACAGGGATTGAGCATTGCGGAGAATCAGAGGCTCGGCGGCCGTCCCCCTGTTCCTGTTCCGGCCGTTGAAAAACTGCTGGCGGACAAACCCGAACATCTCATCGAGCGTGAGTATTTCATCGACGAGCAGGAATACAGAGAGTTCGGATTTCAGACCCTGGTTCCCAGATATGCCTTTAACTACGGCGAGGTATACAACCTTTCAGTGAAGAGGGGAACGCTCACCGAAGAGGAGAGGTATAAGATAAACGAACATATCATCATGACCATAAAAATGCTCTCCGCACTGCCTCTGCCCGAGAACATGAAGCATGTGCCTGAGTATGCTGGCGGCCACCACGAGACCATGGACGGCAAAGGATATCCCCGCAGACTATATAAAAGTGAGATATCCATCCCCGCCAGAATAATTGCCATAGCCGATATATTCGAGGCTCTGACGGCGGCTGACAGACCGTATAAAAAACCCAAGACACTGTCGGAATCACTCAGAATAATGGAGTTTATGAAAAAGGACGGCCATATAGACGGCGATATCTTTGATGTGTTTGTTCAGGAAAAGCTGTATATGAAGTATGCCGAGAAGTTTCTGGATAAAAGCCAGATTGACGAAATCAAACCGGCAGGCTAATATCCTTCAACAAATTACTTAAAAGGATTAACTATGAAAGCTGTTCTTGTTCTAATTTTTGCACTTACATCGGTTTTTGCCTTTGCGGCATCTCCCGCCGGTCTCTGGAAGACCATAGACGACAAAACGGGCAAAGAGAAATCTCTGGTACGCATAACGGAGAACGGAGGCGTTCTCAGCGGTGCTATAGAAAAACTGCTCGATCCTAATGCCAAAAAGGATATGGTCTGTGACGAATGTACGGACGACAGAAAGGGCAAACCCGTTGTCGGACTGAACATTATCCGGGGACTGAAACAGGACGGCGAGAAATGGGAAGGGGGAACCATCCTCGACCCTAAAAGCGGAAAAATATATAAAGCTACAATAAAGGTCATTGAGGGCGGAAAAAAACTGGAACTCAGAGGCTACATAGGCCCCTTCTTCCGCACTCAGGTTTGGCTTAGGGCCGACTGAGAGCTTTCATGCAGTTTTCTGTCGGTGTCGAATATGCGCTCCACTGCCTCTGCTACATAGGGCAGGAGAGGCCTGTGGGCGTTAAAGAACTTGCTGCGTTTCAGGGGATTTCCGAAACCTATCTTTCGAAAATGCTCACAAAACTCCGTAAGGCGGGGGTGGTTCGGTCTGTGTCCGGCGTAAACGGCGGCTATGAGCTGACCCGTCCGGCGGACGAGATAACCTTCTGGGATGTTGTTCAGGCAATAGAGGGCAGTTCGCCCCTGTTCCAGTGCGCAGAGGTGCGCCAGAACAATATAATAGTTGATAAGAATAACCTGCCGGATGCCTACTGCAAGGAACCCTGCCTCATAAAAGTCGTTATGCTGGAGGCGGAGGACAGAATGCGGGATTATCTGCGGAGCAAAACCATCGGCTGGCTGATGGGCGAGGTCAGGAAGAAGGTTGATCCGAAGCAGTTGAAGGATGCCGAAGAATTCTTTAAAAAATAATGCTGCCTAGAACTCTTCGGTTCTAAGCAGCATTTTATGTTTCATTTAAAAACTATACCGTCTGTTTCACAAGTTCAGGTTTAATTTCAAGAACCCTCGTAAGGAAAGGATATTTTTCTTTCATCATCTCATATTCAGCACCTTCGGCGAACAGTCTGGCCGTGCCTTCAAGTCTGAATCCTGTGCCCATTGCAAAAAGCCCCTGAACGTTCTTGCTGCCGAGGGTAACTTTTACT of the Seleniivibrio woodruffii genome contains:
- a CDS encoding HD domain-containing phosphohydrolase, giving the protein MYLRVMWEQLNSGKHISSIFLADETGNFLQARCSPKLAVRVIDRTAEKPTDTYYFKDTGYGTVGEEISPAMYDPRIRSWYKNARAHEISWSEPYIFASTGKPGITLSTAVFDSSGRRIRTVAADYSTESLSAMLKSKSGVIKGDLVMFAEDGNVIAASFDLRGETVPTLEGLTNPAYKGILDNARTGKMNGSLKGSDDTYEYFIEKLPEYTGQKWYLASFVKRSVILNEIRQTMLTTLLISVLIIGITYFPVLYVLKRLFINPIEKLKGMTDEVCRKNYDKVKRIDTVVEEFHGLSDSMVNMSASISRYEAELKELMDSFIKIIAGAIDAKSKYTAGHCLRVPELAIMIAETLQKRDDEAFKDFRLETDAQWREFSIAAWMHDCGKVTTPEYVVDKATKLEAIHNRIHEIRTRFEVLHRDAQIDYYEKLQKDPEKEAELKAELEKAWAQLQDDFAFIAKCNVGGEFMDDADIERLRNIAEKTWIRNFDDRQGLSIAENQRLGGRPPVPVPAVEKLLADKPEHLIEREYFIDEQEYREFGFQTLVPRYAFNYGEVYNLSVKRGTLTEEERYKINEHIIMTIKMLSALPLPENMKHVPEYAGGHHETMDGKGYPRRLYKSEISIPARIIAIADIFEALTAADRPYKKPKTLSESLRIMEFMKKDGHIDGDIFDVFVQEKLYMKYAEKFLDKSQIDEIKPAG
- the citD gene encoding citrate lyase acyl carrier protein, producing the protein MKIEKKAQAGTMQSSDLMVFTEPADTLDIQIDSTVAKQYGHLIQAKVEEVLNRMNVTAGIIRIKDRGALDYAIDARVQAAVLRSQEA
- the citC gene encoding [citrate (pro-3S)-lyase] ligase; its protein translation is MVSYLLTDNRIQEARNLLTDSGLDFDPDFDVFLGVYEHDSLIATGARSKNILKMVAVHPDHRDTGVFAEIINALITDAFRAGYEHTFVFTKPVYVQSFRYLNFSPLAQTDSVAVLEYGHSIKDYLKKWKSEVRPGKNSGLVMNCNPFTNGHRYLVETASACSDNVYLFVVEEDSSLIPFSARLNLVKKGVEDLANVHVIPTGPYAVSRITFPSYFLKDSEKVTSEQLRLDLSIFCEQIAPVFGITRRFAGQEPVCRLTAMYNEAMREILPQYGIEFTEIERKTAGGHIISASAVRRMLLAGEYDKLREMVPEATYKYLTENTGVLISKNATPVLSS
- a CDS encoding PPC domain-containing DNA-binding protein, with amino-acid sequence MQGLWYKEAKTARSFIIKILPGELIADKLVEAVKELDVQYSVIVSAVGSVTDVKFRGIKTGATLPITVPRMTVHQIAYPMELLGLNGNIFPDENGEPDCHLHIQMSKSSGEVLGGHLFNARVFASCEIMITELSADGIERHVSKSAGTPTIFIED
- a CDS encoding RrF2 family transcriptional regulator, producing the protein MQFSVGVEYALHCLCYIGQERPVGVKELAAFQGISETYLSKMLTKLRKAGVVRSVSGVNGGYELTRPADEITFWDVVQAIEGSSPLFQCAEVRQNNIIVDKNNLPDAYCKEPCLIKVVMLEAEDRMRDYLRSKTIGWLMGEVRKKVDPKQLKDAEEFFKK
- a CDS encoding DUF2147 domain-containing protein, whose product is MKAVLVLIFALTSVFAFAASPAGLWKTIDDKTGKEKSLVRITENGGVLSGAIEKLLDPNAKKDMVCDECTDDRKGKPVVGLNIIRGLKQDGEKWEGGTILDPKSGKIYKATIKVIEGGKKLELRGYIGPFFRTQVWLRAD